In Nitrospirota bacterium, a single genomic region encodes these proteins:
- a CDS encoding cyclic beta 1-2 glucan synthetase, protein MLGSLPHLRASFRGKDLAQKCAVCEPPLRSELFSRDQMKQHGKTLAGMHKLSPEHGPDQLLLRLAENEGILTGTRTLLMEAVTTDRRITPAGEWLLDNFYLIEEQIRTARRHLPKGYSRELPRLMNGLSAGLPRVYDLALETISHGDGRVDPENLSSFIAAYQTVSVLKLGELWAIPIMLRLALIENLRRVAARIAADRTTRNLADYWADQMTEMAERDPNSLILVIADMVRSDPPMVSSFVAEFTRRLQGQSPALALPLTWIEQRLSESGLTIEQSVHSENQQQAADQVSISNSINSLRFLGAMDWVEFVEKMSLVEQVLRQDPAGVYGMMDFATRDQYRHVVEKIAKSSLLSESEVALKAIGLAAAPQDNGQTANNRSAHVGFYLIDRGLLQLEQAAGLRRTASGYLKRISHAFPSPFYVGLIALITMFITGGIAGKAYAGGAHDWLLAVIGLLSLLGTSQLAVELVNWLATLLVTPRQLPRMDFSRGIPPESRTLVVIPTMLTSSQNIDDLTEALEVRFLANRDANLHFSLLTDFQDAPEETLPEDEPLLLLARQRIEELNNKYRSTKGDTFFLFHRPRRWNPQEQVWMGYERKRGKLADLNSLLRNRRSAHNDFSLIVGNTATLSGVKYVITLDTDTQLPRDAARQFAGTMAHPLNRAHYDKVKQRVIAGYGILQPRVGVSLPGTNRSRYARMNGSDPGIDPYTRAVSDVYQDLFGEGSFIGKGIYDVDAFEQALNGRFPENRILSHDLIEGCYARAGLLSDVMVYEDYPARYSADVSRRHRWIRGDWQLVRWLLPGVPGFDGQRQKNPLSLLSRWKLFDNLRRSLVPSALTVLLLLGWTMFPSDLSAPLFWTLTVLGIMFIPSLIGSAVDLLKKPHDLLISQHLAAVGRSAVRRVIQVIFTLACLPYEAFFSLDAILHTIWRMLITRRQLLEWSPSGDPDRSSHHFRIGGLADVYRTMWIAPFLAVAAILYLALASPAALEAAGPVLGLWFVSPGIAWWISRPLTRRRARLQPEQIIFLRKLSRKTWAFFETFVGPDDHWLPPDNYQEYRVATVAHRTSPTNMGLSLLANLSAYDFGYLSAGQFIERTENALRTMESMEHHRGHFYNWYDTQSLRPLLPTYISTVDSGNLAAHLLTLRAGLLALPDHKIQGAQVFEGLNDTFRILMDSMDSAEVISPKKSFQAGMTQLRKRLESACSTLPETLEAARLYLEQLTVSAAEVLDSLDAQNSNQTNNVDQAEPDKEVRWWADAFANQCRTALDDLMFLSEPAMDSSGPVPTLRELAGLGSRRANERIEAIEKLALQSAELSRMDYDFLFDPTRHLLAIGYNVAERRTDASFYDLLASEARLSCFVAIAQGQLPQESWFALGRLLTSAGGEPILLSWSGSMFEYLMPLLVMPTYEHTLLDQTYKAAVDRQIEYGKKRGVPWGISESGYNTVDVHLNYQYRAFGVPGLGLKRGLADDLVIAPYASALALMVAPEEACLNLQRLSVEGFEARYGMYEAVDYTPSRQRRREPNTVIRSFMAHHQGMSLLSLSHLLLSRPMQKRFESDPQFQATMLLLQERVPRVTAFYLETPDISDVRETFSGTEMPMRIFSSPNTPMPEVQLLSNGRYQAVVTNAGGGYSRWKDLSVTRWREDTTCDSWGTFCYLRDVASGKFWSTAYQPTLKRADTYEAIFTDARAEFRRRDFDYDMHTEIVVSPEDDIELRRTRITNSAKTRRTIDITSYAEVVVAPSASDALHPAFSNLFVQTEIIRGQRAILCTRRPRSLEEQTPWMFHLMTAHGAEIAEVSYETDRLKFIGRGRTVANPAAMSGRSTLSGALSGTEGSVLDPIVAIRYRITLEPEASATIDIVTGIGETRDASMGLVEKYQDRRFADRVFDLAWTHSQVLLRQLNVTESDAQLYGRLAGSIIYANSSLRADADLLKKNHRGQSGLWGYAISGDLPIVLLRIEDPANIDLVRQLVQAHAYWRLKGLTVDLVIWNEDHAGYRQLLQDQIMGLIAAGLEASVTDRPGGIFVRLAEQISNEDRILLQTVARIIISDKWGTLADQISRPGLVKTTLPRLRTTRTPRLEISPAVAMPRRDLIFFNELGGFSPDGREYIITTTRGQVTPAPWVNVLANPNFGTVISESGSAYTWSENAHEFRLTPWSNDPVCDSGGEAYYIRDEESGLFWSPSPLPSRGLAPYISRHGFGYSVFEHTEDGIRSEMWVYVAIDASIKFTVLKVRNESGRARRLSATGYVEWVLGDLQPKTRMHIITKVDSNTGALFALNPYNTEFADRTAFFDVADAARTVSGDRTEFLGRNGTLRNPEAMSRARLSGKVGAALDPCGAIHLPFDLTDGQEREFIFMLGAGRNADEAGKLVRRFRGPAAGRRALEAVWQYWNHTLGAVQVETPDQSVNVLANGWLLYQTMASRLWARSGYYQSGGAFGFRDQLQDVMALIHTEPRLVREQILLCAAHQFREGDVQHWWHPPSGRGVRTHCSDDFLWLPMAASRYVLSTGDTGVLDEPVRFIEGRPVGSEMDSYYDLPHASDETAPLYEHCVRAILHGLRLGGHGLPLIGSGDWNDGMNLVGEHGKGESVWLGFFLYDILTRFTAIAHLRDDVAFVGRCQEEAAKLRRNIEENGWDGEWYRRAYFDNGALLGSAGNAECRIDSIAQSWSVLSGAGNATRSRTAMESLDKRLVRRDHNLIQLLDPPFDRSDLNPGYIKGYVPGVRENGGQYTHAAIWAAMAFAQLGDSKRAWELVAMINPINHGNSLDKITTYKAEPYVVAADVYAVSPHIGRGGWSWYTGSSAWMYRLILESLLGLRLETDKLRFAPCLPADWESFKIHYRYRETVYHITVMQTHSRSAATVIVDGVEQSNLADNAITLLDDRQEHAVEVRIPANEDKGELPV, encoded by the coding sequence ATGCTCGGAAGTCTGCCGCATCTGCGAGCGAGCTTTCGCGGAAAAGATCTGGCACAAAAGTGCGCTGTTTGCGAGCCTCCACTGCGCTCGGAATTGTTCAGCAGAGACCAGATGAAGCAGCATGGCAAGACCCTGGCAGGCATGCACAAATTGAGCCCGGAACACGGCCCGGACCAACTCCTGTTGCGATTGGCCGAAAATGAAGGCATCCTGACCGGAACCCGCACCCTGCTGATGGAGGCGGTCACGACCGATCGCCGGATCACGCCGGCAGGTGAATGGCTGCTCGATAACTTCTATCTGATCGAAGAACAGATCCGCACAGCCAGACGACATCTGCCGAAGGGATACAGCCGTGAACTTCCCCGCTTGATGAACGGTCTTTCGGCCGGGCTTCCGCGTGTATATGACCTTGCTTTGGAGACGATCTCCCACGGCGATGGCAGGGTGGACCCGGAAAATCTGAGCAGTTTCATTGCAGCATACCAAACGGTGAGTGTCCTGAAGCTGGGCGAATTGTGGGCAATCCCCATCATGCTGCGTCTGGCGCTGATAGAGAATCTCCGCCGCGTTGCAGCCAGGATTGCCGCTGACAGGACCACCCGGAACCTCGCTGATTATTGGGCAGATCAGATGACCGAGATGGCGGAGAGGGACCCGAACAGCCTGATCCTGGTGATTGCTGACATGGTGCGATCAGACCCGCCCATGGTGAGTTCGTTTGTCGCGGAATTTACCCGCAGGCTGCAGGGACAGAGCCCGGCCCTGGCATTGCCGCTCACCTGGATCGAGCAGCGTCTCTCCGAGTCCGGCCTGACCATAGAGCAGTCAGTGCATTCGGAGAACCAGCAGCAGGCCGCTGACCAGGTTTCCATAAGCAACAGTATCAACAGCCTCCGCTTTCTGGGGGCAATGGATTGGGTCGAGTTCGTCGAGAAGATGAGCCTGGTGGAACAGGTGCTGCGTCAGGATCCTGCAGGAGTCTACGGCATGATGGATTTTGCCACCCGGGATCAATACCGTCACGTTGTGGAGAAGATAGCGAAGAGCAGCCTGCTGTCCGAAAGCGAGGTGGCGCTCAAGGCCATTGGGCTTGCGGCAGCGCCTCAAGACAACGGACAAACCGCGAACAACAGGTCTGCGCATGTCGGGTTCTACCTGATTGACAGAGGCCTGCTCCAGCTTGAGCAGGCAGCAGGTCTGCGCCGTACTGCATCCGGGTATCTTAAGAGAATCAGCCACGCGTTTCCCTCGCCTTTCTATGTCGGTCTGATCGCTCTTATTACTATGTTCATTACCGGGGGCATCGCAGGAAAGGCATATGCCGGCGGGGCTCATGACTGGCTGCTTGCAGTGATCGGTCTGCTTTCCCTGCTCGGCACAAGCCAACTGGCTGTGGAACTGGTCAACTGGCTGGCTACGCTGCTGGTGACCCCTCGGCAACTGCCGAGAATGGACTTTTCCAGGGGGATCCCGCCGGAATCACGGACCCTCGTCGTGATCCCGACCATGCTCACAAGTTCTCAAAATATCGATGATCTGACAGAAGCCCTGGAAGTGCGGTTTCTGGCAAACCGGGATGCAAACCTGCACTTCAGCCTGCTGACCGATTTTCAGGACGCACCAGAAGAAACTCTGCCGGAGGACGAACCGCTGTTGCTGCTGGCCCGGCAGAGGATCGAAGAACTGAATAATAAATACAGGAGTACAAAAGGCGATACCTTTTTCCTTTTTCATCGCCCGCGGCGATGGAATCCCCAGGAACAGGTCTGGATGGGTTACGAGCGCAAGAGAGGGAAACTGGCTGACCTGAATTCCCTGCTGCGCAACAGGAGATCGGCTCATAATGACTTTTCGCTCATTGTCGGCAATACGGCAACCCTGTCCGGGGTAAAATACGTGATCACCCTAGATACGGATACGCAACTGCCGCGCGATGCAGCGCGGCAGTTTGCAGGAACTATGGCCCACCCTCTGAACCGGGCGCACTACGACAAGGTCAAACAGCGCGTTATTGCCGGGTATGGCATCCTTCAGCCCCGGGTCGGGGTCAGTCTGCCGGGCACAAACCGCTCGCGTTATGCACGCATGAACGGGAGCGATCCCGGCATAGATCCATACACGCGCGCGGTCTCGGACGTGTATCAGGACCTCTTCGGAGAGGGCTCCTTCATCGGCAAGGGGATCTATGACGTCGATGCCTTCGAACAGGCGCTTAACGGACGTTTCCCCGAAAACCGCATCCTCAGCCACGATCTTATCGAAGGGTGTTACGCGCGCGCAGGTCTGTTGAGTGACGTGATGGTGTATGAAGATTACCCGGCCCGCTACAGCGCGGACGTGAGCCGGCGACACCGCTGGATCCGCGGGGACTGGCAGCTTGTACGCTGGCTGCTGCCGGGAGTTCCCGGGTTTGACGGGCAGCGGCAGAAGAATCCTCTCTCTCTGCTGTCCCGATGGAAGCTTTTCGATAACTTGCGGCGCAGTCTTGTACCATCTGCCTTGACCGTTCTCCTGCTGCTGGGTTGGACAATGTTCCCCTCCGACTTGTCAGCGCCATTATTCTGGACCTTGACGGTTCTCGGCATCATGTTCATTCCTTCTTTGATAGGCTCTGCCGTGGACCTGCTGAAGAAACCGCATGATCTGCTCATTAGTCAGCATCTCGCCGCCGTGGGCCGTTCCGCGGTCAGGCGTGTTATCCAGGTTATCTTTACGCTTGCCTGTCTTCCGTATGAAGCGTTTTTCAGTCTGGATGCGATCCTGCATACGATTTGGAGAATGCTGATCACCCGCAGGCAGCTCCTCGAATGGAGTCCGTCAGGCGATCCGGATCGAAGCAGCCATCATTTCCGCATTGGCGGTCTTGCTGATGTGTATCGGACAATGTGGATCGCACCTTTTCTCGCTGTTGCAGCCATACTCTATCTGGCGCTTGCGAGTCCGGCAGCGTTAGAGGCAGCCGGGCCTGTGCTGGGCCTCTGGTTCGTCTCCCCTGGTATCGCGTGGTGGATCAGCCGGCCTCTCACCCGCCGCAGGGCGCGGCTGCAGCCTGAGCAGATCATCTTTCTCCGGAAGCTTTCACGAAAGACCTGGGCCTTCTTTGAGACCTTCGTCGGTCCTGATGATCACTGGCTGCCGCCTGACAACTACCAGGAGTATCGCGTTGCCACGGTTGCGCATCGCACTTCGCCGACCAACATGGGGCTTTCGCTGCTCGCGAATCTGTCGGCATACGACTTCGGGTATCTATCAGCCGGGCAATTCATCGAACGCACGGAGAATGCCCTGCGCACCATGGAATCCATGGAACACCACCGCGGCCACTTCTACAACTGGTATGACACGCAGTCGCTGAGGCCCTTGCTGCCCACATACATCTCGACGGTCGACAGCGGGAATCTCGCTGCTCACCTGCTGACCTTGCGGGCTGGCCTGCTCGCACTTCCCGACCATAAGATCCAGGGAGCGCAGGTATTCGAAGGGCTCAATGATACCTTCAGGATCCTTATGGATTCCATGGATTCTGCGGAAGTCATTTCTCCGAAAAAAAGTTTTCAGGCCGGCATGACCCAACTCCGGAAGCGCCTTGAGTCTGCATGCAGCACACTTCCGGAGACGCTTGAGGCAGCGCGCCTTTACCTGGAACAGCTGACAGTATCAGCCGCTGAGGTGCTTGACAGTCTCGATGCCCAGAATTCGAATCAAACTAATAATGTGGATCAGGCTGAGCCGGACAAGGAGGTCAGGTGGTGGGCAGACGCCTTTGCCAATCAATGCAGAACAGCCCTGGATGATCTGATGTTTCTTTCTGAGCCAGCCATGGACAGCAGCGGTCCTGTCCCGACACTGCGCGAACTGGCGGGCTTGGGCAGCCGGCGCGCCAACGAAAGAATTGAGGCCATCGAGAAGCTTGCACTTCAGTCAGCTGAACTCAGCCGCATGGACTATGATTTTCTGTTCGATCCGACGCGGCATCTGCTGGCCATCGGATACAATGTTGCTGAGCGTCGGACAGACGCGAGTTTTTACGATCTGCTGGCATCGGAAGCACGGTTGTCCTGCTTCGTAGCGATTGCGCAGGGACAGCTGCCGCAGGAGAGCTGGTTTGCGCTGGGGCGGCTGCTCACCAGCGCCGGCGGAGAGCCGATCCTCCTTTCGTGGAGCGGCTCGATGTTCGAATATCTGATGCCGCTCCTGGTAATGCCCACGTATGAGCATACCCTGCTCGATCAGACCTATAAGGCGGCAGTGGACAGACAGATCGAGTATGGAAAGAAACGCGGGGTGCCGTGGGGCATATCTGAATCAGGCTATAACACGGTCGACGTTCATCTTAATTACCAGTACCGCGCCTTTGGCGTGCCCGGTCTGGGACTCAAGCGCGGTCTTGCCGATGACCTGGTCATTGCGCCGTATGCCTCGGCGCTTGCATTGATGGTGGCGCCTGAGGAGGCCTGCCTGAACCTGCAGCGGCTCAGTGTTGAAGGCTTTGAGGCCCGCTATGGCATGTATGAAGCTGTCGACTATACGCCCTCGCGTCAGCGCCGCAGGGAACCGAACACCGTGATACGGTCCTTCATGGCACATCACCAGGGCATGAGCCTTCTCTCCCTGTCCCATCTCCTCCTGAGCCGTCCGATGCAGAAAAGGTTTGAGTCTGACCCACAGTTTCAGGCCACCATGCTCCTTCTTCAGGAGCGGGTCCCAAGGGTAACGGCTTTCTATCTGGAGACACCCGATATCTCCGACGTCCGGGAGACGTTTAGTGGAACGGAAATGCCGATGCGTATTTTCAGCAGCCCCAACACGCCGATGCCGGAGGTACAGCTGCTGTCCAACGGCAGATATCAGGCGGTGGTCACGAACGCCGGCGGCGGGTACAGCCGCTGGAAAGACCTCTCCGTAACACGCTGGCGCGAAGACACCACGTGTGACAGCTGGGGCACGTTCTGTTACCTGCGCGACGTGGCGAGCGGAAAGTTCTGGTCAACGGCATATCAGCCGACACTCAAACGGGCAGACACGTATGAAGCGATCTTCACGGACGCGCGGGCAGAGTTTCGGCGCCGCGACTTTGACTATGACATGCATACCGAGATCGTTGTCTCACCTGAGGATGACATCGAACTGCGCCGGACCCGCATTACCAACTCCGCAAAAACACGCAGGACGATCGACATCACCAGTTATGCTGAAGTTGTTGTCGCTCCGTCCGCCTCGGACGCCCTGCATCCGGCTTTCAGCAATCTCTTTGTGCAGACCGAGATCATTCGAGGACAGCGCGCGATCCTCTGCACCCGCCGGCCCCGTTCGCTTGAAGAGCAGACGCCCTGGATGTTTCACCTGATGACCGCACACGGGGCGGAGATCGCAGAGGTTTCCTATGAGACTGACCGCCTGAAGTTCATCGGACGGGGAAGGACTGTCGCCAACCCTGCAGCCATGAGCGGCCGTTCGACTCTCTCCGGAGCTCTCTCGGGTACCGAGGGTTCGGTGCTTGATCCGATCGTCGCGATCAGATACCGGATCACACTCGAGCCTGAGGCGTCGGCAACGATTGATATCGTCACCGGCATCGGGGAGACGCGGGATGCTAGCATGGGCCTTGTCGAGAAATACCAGGACCGGCGTTTTGCTGACCGCGTCTTCGATCTGGCCTGGACACACAGCCAGGTGCTCCTGCGGCAGCTCAATGTCACAGAGTCCGATGCGCAGCTTTACGGACGCCTTGCCGGCTCGATAATCTACGCCAATTCCTCGCTGCGCGCCGACGCGGACCTTCTCAAAAAAAACCACCGCGGACAATCCGGTCTCTGGGGCTACGCCATTTCCGGGGACCTGCCGATCGTGCTGCTGCGGATTGAGGACCCGGCCAATATCGACCTGGTGCGGCAGCTTGTCCAGGCCCACGCATACTGGCGTCTCAAGGGACTGACCGTGGACCTGGTGATCTGGAATGAAGATCACGCAGGATACCGGCAGCTTCTTCAGGACCAGATCATGGGACTCATTGCCGCAGGGCTTGAAGCCAGTGTCACTGATCGGCCTGGCGGCATTTTCGTAAGACTCGCTGAGCAGATATCGAACGAGGACCGCATTCTGCTTCAGACCGTAGCCCGCATCATCATCAGCGACAAGTGGGGAACGCTGGCAGACCAGATCAGCCGCCCGGGCCTCGTGAAAACAACATTACCGCGCCTCAGGACAACACGGACTCCCCGCCTTGAAATTTCCCCTGCCGTGGCTATGCCCCGCCGCGACCTGATCTTTTTCAACGAACTGGGGGGCTTCAGCCCTGATGGACGCGAGTACATCATTACGACGACGCGGGGACAGGTCACTCCCGCGCCCTGGGTAAATGTGCTGGCAAACCCGAACTTCGGGACGGTTATTTCGGAGAGCGGAAGTGCTTACACCTGGAGCGAGAATGCCCACGAATTCCGCCTCACTCCCTGGAGTAATGACCCGGTATGCGATTCCGGCGGAGAGGCGTATTATATCCGTGATGAAGAGAGCGGCCTTTTCTGGTCCCCTTCTCCGCTGCCCAGCCGTGGTCTCGCGCCGTACATCAGCCGTCACGGGTTCGGATACAGCGTCTTTGAACACACGGAGGACGGTATCCGTTCCGAGATGTGGGTTTACGTGGCCATAGACGCATCGATCAAGTTCACGGTTTTGAAAGTGAGGAACGAGTCAGGCCGGGCACGCCGTCTCTCGGCCACCGGGTACGTAGAATGGGTGCTGGGGGATCTGCAGCCGAAAACAAGGATGCACATAATCACCAAAGTCGACTCCAATACCGGTGCGCTCTTTGCTCTCAACCCGTACAACACCGAGTTCGCTGACCGCACCGCTTTCTTCGACGTGGCTGATGCAGCCCGGACCGTAAGCGGCGACAGGACCGAATTCCTTGGCCGCAACGGTACGCTTCGAAACCCGGAGGCCATGTCCCGAGCGCGGCTTTCCGGCAAGGTGGGAGCTGCTTTGGACCCGTGTGGCGCTATCCATCTGCCCTTTGACCTGACCGACGGACAGGAGCGCGAGTTCATCTTCATGCTCGGCGCAGGACGAAACGCGGATGAAGCCGGCAAGCTGGTGCGCCGCTTCCGCGGACCTGCTGCAGGCCGCAGAGCTCTCGAAGCGGTCTGGCAATACTGGAATCACACCCTCGGCGCAGTACAGGTGGAAACACCTGATCAATCCGTCAATGTGCTTGCCAATGGCTGGCTCTTGTACCAGACCATGGCCAGTCGTCTCTGGGCACGATCCGGATACTACCAGTCCGGCGGCGCCTTCGGGTTCCGCGATCAGCTGCAGGACGTAATGGCGCTCATCCATACAGAACCACGACTGGTCCGCGAACAGATCCTTCTCTGCGCAGCCCATCAGTTCAGAGAGGGAGATGTGCAGCATTGGTGGCATCCCCCCTCGGGGCGCGGCGTACGTACACACTGTTCCGACGACTTTCTCTGGCTGCCGATGGCTGCTTCCCGCTACGTTCTGAGCACCGGGGACACCGGCGTATTGGATGAACCCGTCCGCTTCATCGAAGGACGGCCCGTCGGCTCGGAGATGGACTCATACTACGATCTTCCGCATGCTTCTGACGAAACAGCTCCTTTGTACGAACACTGTGTGCGAGCCATACTGCATGGTCTCAGACTCGGCGGGCACGGCCTGCCCCTGATCGGCTCGGGCGATTGGAACGACGGAATGAACCTCGTAGGAGAGCACGGTAAAGGCGAAAGCGTCTGGCTCGGTTTCTTTCTATATGACATACTCACGAGGTTCACTGCGATTGCACACCTCCGTGACGACGTGGCCTTTGTCGGACGCTGTCAGGAGGAAGCCGCGAAACTGCGCAGAAATATCGAGGAAAATGGCTGGGACGGCGAATGGTACCGCCGCGCGTACTTTGACAACGGCGCGCTGCTGGGTTCTGCTGGTAATGCCGAATGCAGGATCGATTCGATAGCCCAGAGCTGGTCTGTCCTCTCGGGCGCCGGGAATGCAACCCGCTCGCGAACTGCCATGGAATCGCTGGACAAGCGCCTCGTGCGGCGTGACCACAATCTGATCCAGCTTCTGGACCCTCCTTTTGACAGATCGGATCTGAACCCGGGCTATATCAAGGGATACGTCCCGGGTGTCCGGGAAAATGGCGGTCAATACACGCATGCAGCGATCTGGGCGGCAATGGCGTTTGCTCAACTGGGCGACAGCAAACGCGCATGGGAACTGGTTGCGATGATCAATCCGATAAACCATGGGAACTCTCTTGATAAGATCACAACGTACAAAGCAGAACCCTATGTTGTCGCGGCAGATGTATATGCGGTCTCTCCGCACATCGGCCGCGGCGGCTGGTCATGGTACACAGGATCATCAGCCTGGATGTACAGGCTGATCCTTGAATCACTCCTCGGACTCAGACTTGAAACAGACAAACTGCGTTTTGCGCCATGCCTGCCCGCGGATTGGGAGTCGTTCAAAATACATTACCGGTACAGGGAAACGGTATATCACATTACGGTAATGCAGACGCACAGCAGAAGCGCAGCAACGGTAATTGTGGACGGCGTTGAACAATCCAATCTGGCCGATAATGCCATTACACTTCTTGACGACCGCCAGGAACATGCGGTCGAGGTGAGGATACCGGCGAATGAAGATAAGGGAGAGCTGCCGGTGTGA
- the glgC gene encoding glucose-1-phosphate adenylyltransferase, with protein sequence MGNRERSREKMMKDVLAVVLAGGKGERLHPLTIHRAKPAVPFGGKYRIIDFTLSNCINSDIRKIAVITQYKSLSLDRHLALGWENLLNPQLGEYIFTIPPQQRIDDRWYEGTADAVFQNIYVIEKENSPYILILSGDHIYKMDYAEMFDFHLQKNAMGTVATIRVKKSMASEFGIVQVDIDSRIIGFEEKPSDPKTIPGDSDHCYASMGLYIFNTGDIINELKSDSGKSSAHDFGKNILPEMLKTNRLFAHEFKDENRKDAKYWRDVGTIDAYWEANIDLVSVDPQFNLYDDSWPMRTYQGQYPPAKFVFSQEYKGGRLGVALDSVVCGGCIISGGRVQGSVLSPNVRVNSYVEIRDSILLENVEIGRHCRIRKAIIDKDVYIPAGTTIGYDPEEDRKRFSVSPGGVVVIPKGAEVR encoded by the coding sequence ATGGGAAACAGGGAAAGAAGCAGAGAAAAGATGATGAAGGATGTGCTGGCAGTGGTCCTTGCCGGGGGCAAAGGGGAACGGCTGCATCCTCTTACGATCCACAGGGCAAAGCCTGCAGTGCCATTTGGCGGGAAATACCGCATCATCGATTTTACGCTCAGCAACTGTATTAATTCAGACATCAGGAAGATCGCGGTGATCACGCAGTATAAATCGCTCTCACTTGACCGGCATCTGGCGCTTGGCTGGGAGAACCTGCTCAATCCCCAGCTTGGCGAATACATCTTTACCATACCGCCCCAGCAGCGCATCGACGACCGCTGGTATGAAGGCACTGCTGATGCAGTATTTCAGAATATTTACGTCATCGAGAAAGAGAATTCTCCCTATATTCTGATCCTGTCCGGTGATCATATCTACAAAATGGATTATGCCGAGATGTTCGATTTTCATCTGCAGAAGAACGCCATGGGCACGGTCGCAACCATACGGGTCAAGAAATCCATGGCCTCTGAATTCGGTATTGTGCAGGTGGACATTGACTCGCGCATCATCGGGTTTGAGGAAAAACCCTCTGATCCGAAGACCATTCCCGGAGATTCGGACCACTGCTATGCCTCCATGGGGCTCTATATCTTCAATACCGGGGATATTATCAACGAACTGAAATCGGATTCAGGCAAGTCCTCTGCCCACGACTTCGGCAAGAATATCCTGCCTGAGATGCTGAAGACCAACCGGCTTTTTGCCCATGAATTCAAGGACGAGAACAGGAAGGACGCAAAATACTGGCGGGATGTCGGGACCATCGATGCATACTGGGAGGCAAATATCGACCTTGTGTCTGTTGATCCCCAGTTCAACCTCTATGACGACAGCTGGCCGATGCGGACTTATCAGGGGCAGTATCCTCCTGCGAAGTTCGTCTTTTCCCAGGAATACAAGGGCGGAAGGCTGGGCGTTGCTCTCGACTCGGTCGTCTGCGGAGGCTGCATCATCAGCGGCGGCAGGGTCCAGGGTTCTGTGCTCTCGCCTAATGTGAGAGTGAACAGCTATGTCGAGATCAGGGACTCGATCCTCCTCGAGAACGTTGAGATCGGAAGGCACTGCAGAATACGAAAGGCGATCATAGACAAAGATGTCTATATCCCTGCAGGCACGACCATCGGCTACGATCCTGAAGAGGACCGGAAGCGGTTCAGCGTCAGCCCGGGCGGCGTCGTTGTAATCCCCAAAGGTGCGGAGGTGCGATGA